A single region of the Nocardioides ochotonae genome encodes:
- a CDS encoding MMPL family transporter gives MATLLYRLGRTAFRRWPFFIVGWLVVLVAVGGFAATQSKPMSDSFSIPGIPSEKAADMQAELFPGAKDPFDQATVNVVVAAPEGSTLSDKAYAAEVDALVEDLAALPQMPEKAPLANPVQAAEQQRQLIVDQATQAGTPRDVAEDNAQALSPLSPDGRVGQISFEFDVDTVADVEPETIEALRDAMEEHRVDGLEIEANGSGSTGMLEIGMTSELVGIAVALLVLVLTFGSLVAAGLPILTAVFGVGIGIAGVTAMTAFTEIGSTTPMLATMIGLAVGIDYALFILARYRSEHDHTDDSQEAVGVAVGTAGSAVVFAGLTVLIALAALAVVRIPFLTTMGLAAASTVFIAVLVALTLLPAILGLLKSKAFGGQVRKYAPAREDDGRVLNNGVRWARFVGKRSWAVALVSVIVLGALAIPMKELYLAFPTDSTASSDTTARKASDLTAEAFGPGRDAPLLVVVDAGDVPAEERGEVFGEVAAWAAGQDDVANAQIIATNEVTDDKGAVTEPATGAQVMITPESGAEDKATKDLLSSLRDGQDALEAETGTEIGITGLTAITTDVSDRLDDALPVYLAVVIGLAFILLMLVFRSILVPLTATFGFLLSVLATLGVTVAVFQEGAFGIMEGQPIVSFMPIFLIGLVFGLAMDYQVFLVTRMREAHVHGMSTREAVVDGFRNSARVVTAAALIMISVFAAFILIDEPIIKSMGFALAVAVLLDAFVVRMALVPALMYMLGEKAWWLPRWLDKILPNVDVEGESLERPHMQLDEREPVKV, from the coding sequence GTGGCCACCCTCTTGTACCGACTCGGCAGGACCGCCTTCCGGCGCTGGCCGTTCTTCATCGTCGGCTGGCTCGTCGTGCTCGTCGCCGTCGGCGGCTTCGCGGCCACCCAGTCCAAGCCGATGAGCGACTCCTTCTCGATCCCGGGGATCCCCTCGGAGAAGGCCGCCGACATGCAGGCGGAGCTCTTCCCGGGCGCCAAGGACCCCTTCGACCAGGCCACCGTCAACGTCGTGGTCGCGGCCCCGGAGGGCAGCACCCTCTCCGACAAGGCGTACGCCGCGGAGGTCGACGCCCTCGTCGAGGACCTGGCCGCGCTGCCGCAGATGCCGGAGAAGGCCCCGCTGGCCAACCCGGTGCAGGCGGCGGAGCAGCAGCGCCAGCTGATCGTCGACCAGGCCACCCAGGCCGGCACCCCGCGCGACGTCGCGGAGGACAACGCCCAGGCGCTCTCGCCGCTGTCCCCGGACGGCCGGGTCGGCCAGATCAGCTTCGAGTTCGACGTCGACACCGTCGCGGACGTCGAGCCGGAGACCATCGAGGCACTGCGTGACGCCATGGAGGAGCACCGCGTCGACGGCCTCGAGATCGAGGCCAACGGCTCCGGCTCCACCGGCATGCTCGAGATCGGCATGACCTCCGAGCTCGTCGGCATCGCCGTGGCGCTGCTCGTGCTGGTCCTCACCTTCGGCTCGCTGGTCGCCGCCGGCCTGCCGATCCTGACCGCGGTGTTCGGCGTCGGCATCGGCATCGCCGGGGTCACCGCGATGACCGCGTTCACCGAGATCGGCTCGACCACCCCGATGCTCGCCACGATGATCGGCCTGGCGGTCGGCATCGACTACGCGCTGTTCATCCTCGCGCGCTACCGCTCCGAGCACGACCACACCGATGACAGCCAGGAGGCGGTCGGCGTCGCCGTCGGCACCGCCGGCTCCGCGGTCGTCTTCGCCGGACTGACGGTCCTCATCGCGCTCGCCGCACTCGCCGTCGTCCGCATCCCGTTCCTCACCACCATGGGCCTCGCGGCCGCGAGCACCGTGTTCATCGCCGTGCTGGTGGCGCTGACCCTGCTGCCGGCGATCCTCGGCCTGCTGAAGTCCAAGGCCTTCGGCGGCCAGGTCCGCAAGTACGCCCCCGCCCGCGAGGACGACGGCCGGGTGCTCAACAACGGCGTGCGCTGGGCCCGCTTCGTGGGCAAGCGCTCGTGGGCGGTCGCCCTGGTCTCGGTGATCGTGCTGGGCGCGCTGGCGATCCCGATGAAGGAGCTCTACCTCGCCTTCCCGACCGACAGCACCGCCTCGAGCGACACCACCGCCCGCAAGGCCTCCGACCTGACCGCCGAGGCGTTCGGCCCGGGCCGCGACGCCCCGCTGCTGGTGGTCGTGGACGCCGGTGACGTGCCCGCCGAGGAGCGCGGCGAGGTGTTCGGCGAGGTCGCCGCCTGGGCCGCCGGCCAGGACGACGTGGCCAACGCCCAGATCATCGCCACCAACGAGGTCACCGACGACAAGGGTGCCGTGACCGAGCCGGCCACCGGCGCGCAGGTGATGATCACGCCCGAGTCCGGCGCCGAGGACAAGGCCACCAAGGACCTGCTGAGCTCGCTGCGCGACGGCCAGGACGCCCTCGAGGCCGAGACCGGCACCGAGATCGGCATCACCGGCCTGACCGCGATCACGACCGACGTCTCCGACCGCCTCGACGACGCGCTGCCGGTCTACCTGGCCGTCGTCATCGGGCTGGCGTTCATCCTGCTGATGCTGGTCTTCCGCTCGATCCTGGTGCCGCTCACCGCGACGTTCGGCTTCCTGCTGTCCGTGCTGGCCACGCTCGGCGTCACCGTCGCGGTCTTCCAGGAGGGCGCCTTCGGCATCATGGAGGGCCAGCCGATCGTCAGCTTCATGCCGATCTTCCTGATCGGCCTGGTGTTCGGCCTGGCGATGGACTACCAGGTCTTCCTGGTCACCCGCATGCGCGAGGCGCACGTCCACGGCATGAGCACCCGCGAAGCGGTGGTCGACGGCTTCCGCAACAGCGCCCGCGTGGTGACCGCGGCCGCCCTGATCATGATCTCGGTCTTCGCCGCCTTCATCCTGATCGACGAGCCGATCATCAAGTCGATGGGCTTCGCGCTCGCCGTCGCCGTGCTCCTCGACGCGTTCGTCGTCCGCATGGCGCTCGTCCCGGCGCTGATGTACATGCTCGGCGAGAAGGCCTGGTGGCTGCCGAGGTGGCTGGACAAGATCCTGCCCAACGTGGACGTCGAGGGCGAGAGCCTGGAACGCCCGCACATGCAGCTCGACGAGCGGGAGCCGGTCAAGGTCTGA
- a CDS encoding TetR/AcrR family transcriptional regulator, with product MTSPALSTREARRLATEIRIARCAQVLTAERGLDGFTMDDLAEATALSRRTLFNYFPGKLDAVLGPVPVIAEDTRARFVEGGPHGRLIDDLAVLAHELLDGQSDELDREDIARITHLITTTPRLLTAVIDRFEEFVGGFVDLIVEREQGRVDAVRARLLVRLLVTVFESAIGTYVAGDERSIPDLFDHTLAAARELFT from the coding sequence ATGACCTCACCCGCCCTCTCGACGCGAGAGGCACGTCGTCTGGCGACCGAGATCCGGATCGCGCGCTGCGCCCAGGTGCTCACCGCCGAGCGCGGGCTGGACGGCTTCACCATGGACGACCTCGCCGAGGCGACCGCGCTGTCGCGCCGCACGCTGTTCAACTACTTCCCCGGCAAGCTCGACGCCGTCCTCGGACCGGTACCCGTGATCGCCGAGGACACCCGCGCGCGGTTCGTCGAAGGCGGCCCGCACGGGCGGCTCATCGACGACCTCGCCGTGCTCGCCCACGAGCTCCTCGACGGCCAGAGCGACGAGCTCGACCGCGAGGACATCGCCCGCATCACCCACCTGATCACCACGACCCCGCGCCTGCTCACGGCGGTGATCGACCGCTTCGAGGAGTTCGTCGGCGGCTTCGTCGACCTGATCGTCGAGCGCGAGCAGGGGCGGGTCGACGCCGTGCGCGCGCGGCTGCTCGTCCGGCTGCTCGTCACCGTCTTCGAGTCGGCGATCGGGACCTACGTCGCCGGCGACGAGCGATCGATCCCCGACCTGTTCGACCACACGCTGGCTGCGGCCCGCGAGCTCTTCACCTGA
- a CDS encoding alkaline phosphatase family protein — MTFRPLHAAVALVVAMGIGLGCSPEASGPDAGPGVAVSSSVSAPAVVAPGSVEPGSAVRGPVRPAGVRRRVLAISVDGLAPGVVRRLGPRGTPTLHRLLRRGASTLEARTAVEMTVTLPNHTSMLTGRRIDARRGGHGVTWNDATPRRAIPRDARGRRVQSIFTQVHRAGLRTAMFAGKDKFRTFPQTWPRAIDRVLIAEDQGRLVRAARRDLVRGGRAFTFLHLRGPDSAGHREGFGSPAYVAAVREVDRQLRGVLRTVRAHPRLRHEVVVVLTADHGGRGEAGHDVATRAANYRVPFLVWGRGVARGDLYRLSPGRRNPGRAHPGYARPRQPVRNGDLANLSADLLGLPAVPGSTIGTRQDLRVLR; from the coding sequence ATGACCTTCCGTCCCCTGCACGCCGCCGTCGCGCTCGTGGTCGCCATGGGGATCGGTCTCGGGTGCAGCCCGGAGGCGAGCGGCCCGGATGCGGGTCCGGGGGTGGCGGTGTCGAGCTCGGTGTCGGCGCCCGCCGTGGTGGCGCCGGGTTCGGTGGAGCCGGGTTCAGCGGTTCGGGGCCCGGTGCGGCCGGCGGGGGTGCGGCGCCGGGTGCTGGCCATCTCGGTCGACGGGCTCGCGCCCGGCGTCGTACGACGGCTGGGGCCGCGGGGGACGCCGACGCTCCACCGGCTGCTGCGCCGGGGCGCCTCGACCCTCGAGGCGCGCACGGCGGTCGAGATGACCGTGACCCTGCCCAACCACACCAGCATGCTCACCGGGCGCCGCATCGACGCCCGCCGCGGCGGGCACGGCGTGACCTGGAACGACGCCACCCCGCGCCGTGCGATCCCGCGTGACGCGCGGGGACGGCGGGTGCAGTCGATCTTCACCCAGGTGCACCGGGCCGGGCTGCGGACGGCGATGTTCGCGGGCAAGGACAAGTTCCGCACCTTCCCCCAGACCTGGCCGCGGGCGATCGACCGGGTGCTCATCGCGGAGGACCAGGGCCGGCTGGTCCGAGCGGCGCGCCGCGACCTGGTGCGCGGTGGGCGCGCGTTCACCTTCCTGCACCTGCGCGGCCCCGACAGCGCCGGTCATCGCGAGGGCTTCGGCTCCCCGGCGTACGTCGCGGCGGTGCGGGAGGTGGACCGCCAGCTGCGCGGGGTGCTGCGCACGGTGCGGGCCCACCCGCGGCTGCGGCACGAGGTCGTGGTCGTGCTGACCGCCGACCACGGTGGCCGCGGCGAGGCCGGGCACGACGTGGCGACGCGCGCGGCGAACTACCGGGTGCCGTTCCTGGTCTGGGGGCGCGGGGTGGCGCGCGGCGATCTCTACCGGCTCAGCCCCGGGCGGCGGAACCCCGGCCGCGCGCACCCCGGCTACGCGCGCCCGCGCCAGCCGGTGCGCAACGGCGACCTCGCCAACCTCTCCGCCGACCTGCTCGGCCTGCCCGCGGTCCCCGGCAGCACCATCGGCACCCGCCAGGACCTCCGCGTCCTCCGCTGA